The Gammaproteobacteria bacterium genome has a segment encoding these proteins:
- a CDS encoding phosphomannomutase/phosphoglucomutase, which yields MNQENLTTPPPASIFKTYDIRGIVGQELTADNIRLIGRALGSEARARGESHLYCGRDGRLSSYKFHLALIDGLLSSGCDVTDVGCVPTPVTGFAALALGEGNMAMITASHNPPNYNGVKMMLNAESLTAEEIQALYQRILRQAFYTGSGQCTPRDVLPEYFAAIMSRIQLNRPLRVVVDCGNGVAAKTAPKLLKQLGCQVIELFCDIDGRFPHHHPNPSDPKNLTSLIAAVIENEADVGFAFDGDGDRLGVIAPNGRIIWADLQMILYAEEVLSRRPNATIVFDVKCTRHLAQRIDIAGGHPILWLSGYTLIKAKMKASRAPLAGEMSGHIFFNDDWYGIDDGCFSAARLLAIISQHSAGVQSLFDTLPELCITPELSLGMPEEDARTLIERLIKASNFKGAAQITIDGLRVEFIDGWGLARVSNTTPSLVFRFEGDNEAALKRIKTLFHDLILSQDPSLVLPF from the coding sequence ATGAACCAAGAAAACCTAACCACTCCACCGCCCGCCTCAATTTTTAAGACCTATGATATTCGTGGCATTGTCGGCCAGGAGCTGACGGCTGACAACATCCGCTTGATCGGTCGCGCCCTTGGTAGTGAGGCACGTGCCCGTGGTGAGTCACACCTCTATTGTGGCCGTGATGGTCGCCTCTCCAGCTACAAATTCCACTTGGCTTTAATCGACGGTTTGCTCTCCAGCGGATGTGATGTTACTGACGTAGGTTGCGTGCCTACACCGGTCACCGGATTTGCAGCACTCGCTCTGGGCGAAGGCAATATGGCAATGATTACCGCAAGCCATAACCCGCCCAATTATAACGGCGTTAAAATGATGCTGAACGCCGAGTCACTGACAGCCGAAGAGATTCAGGCACTCTACCAGCGTATTCTACGACAGGCCTTTTATACCGGTAGCGGGCAGTGCACACCGCGAGATGTACTGCCCGAATATTTTGCTGCCATTATGAGTCGCATCCAACTCAATCGGCCACTGCGGGTGGTGGTAGATTGTGGCAATGGTGTCGCCGCAAAAACCGCCCCAAAGCTGCTGAAGCAGCTCGGCTGCCAGGTCATTGAACTTTTTTGTGATATTGATGGCCGCTTTCCACACCACCATCCCAACCCCAGCGACCCTAAAAACCTCACCAGCTTAATAGCTGCCGTCATTGAAAATGAAGCCGACGTGGGCTTCGCATTTGATGGTGATGGCGACCGCCTCGGTGTCATTGCACCCAATGGCCGCATCATCTGGGCAGATCTACAAATGATTCTCTATGCCGAAGAGGTGCTCTCCCGCCGCCCCAATGCCACCATTGTCTTTGATGTTAAGTGCACCCGTCATCTCGCTCAGCGTATCGACATTGCGGGAGGGCACCCCATTCTCTGGCTGTCAGGCTACACTCTGATAAAAGCCAAGATGAAAGCGAGCCGCGCACCACTGGCGGGGGAGATGAGCGGGCATATTTTCTTTAATGACGACTGGTATGGTATAGATGATGGTTGCTTTAGCGCCGCACGACTGCTGGCGATCATTTCCCAGCACTCCGCTGGAGTACAATCGCTGTTTGATACGCTGCCAGAGCTCTGTATAACACCAGAGCTATCACTCGGCATGCCCGAGGAGGATGCGCGCACCCTTATTGAGCGCCTCATAAAGGCGAGCAATTTTAAGGGTGCCGCGCAGATTACCATTGATGGCTTACGGGTTGAATTTATTGATGGTTGGGGGCTTGCGCGTGTTTCAAACACCACTCCCAGTCTGGTTTTCCGCTTTGAAGGGGATAATGAAGCGGCCTTAAAGCGGATTAAAACACTGTTTCATGATTTAATATTGTCACAAGACCCCAGCCTTGTTTTGCCCTTTTAA